A genomic segment from Halomonas sp. TA22 encodes:
- a CDS encoding PhoU domain-containing protein: protein MFRELYTALTSENTIDQAFEDLTQMLEHGAWMFGRANEVLYSTVPAEEVRQPLYERDRAINELERSIRRKVMRHLTINPGHDVAICLALMSVAKDAERIGDYCKNVFEVGAFYTEGFNVAKYQAPLDGMAERLRGMFGSLAQAIRDSDEARAGQVLSQAREIRRQGDQLVESLLRDESQIEFHEAVAYSLLARHYKRVASHLANIATAVIGQLEDLDFYTDEDEA from the coding sequence ATGTTTCGAGAGCTCTATACCGCCCTGACCTCCGAGAACACGATCGACCAGGCGTTCGAGGACTTGACCCAGATGCTGGAGCATGGCGCCTGGATGTTCGGCCGCGCCAACGAAGTGCTCTACAGCACCGTGCCGGCCGAGGAGGTGCGTCAGCCGCTCTACGAACGCGACCGGGCGATCAACGAGCTGGAGCGCTCGATTCGCCGCAAGGTGATGCGCCACCTGACCATCAACCCAGGACATGACGTTGCCATCTGCCTGGCGCTGATGAGCGTGGCCAAGGATGCCGAGCGCATCGGCGACTACTGCAAGAACGTCTTCGAGGTGGGCGCCTTCTACACCGAAGGCTTCAATGTCGCCAAGTACCAGGCCCCCCTGGACGGAATGGCCGAGCGGCTGCGCGGCATGTTCGGCTCGCTTGCCCAGGCGATCCGCGACTCCGACGAAGCCCGCGCCGGCCAGGTGCTGAGCCAGGCCCGCGAGATACGCCGCCAGGGCGACCAGCTGGTCGAGTCGCTGCTGCGCGACGAGAGCCAGATCGAGTTTCACGAAGCGGTGGCCTATTCGCTGCTGGCCAGGCACTACAAGCGCGTGGCCTCCCACCTGGCCAATATCGCCACCGCCGTGATCGGCCAGCTCGAGGATCTCGACTTCTACACCGACGAGGACGAAGCTTGA
- a CDS encoding Na/Pi symporter: protein MSRTEPTPSTTDSRALARQPRREVPAWLRGIYAGLCLYLFLAALNVLGAGLGGFGQASDFLADLFAYGENPFIALLAGVLVTMIVQSSSFTSALIVTLVASGEMTLGTAVFAIMGANIGTAVTGVIVALANMRIKRNFRRSFTAALLHDFFNILTVAVVFPIEWLSGMFHEAGRGIFTRFAAWLADMIGLEEVARPNSPIKLITAPVVDASNWLGGALMPSPAAQGLFVAGLGLLLMFIALVFMVQNLRGALLRHMDGLFRTYFFRTDLRAYGVGVVSTVLVQSSTITSSLMVPLAGAGVVSIRRVLPFMMGANLGTTVTSVLAATANPIAAALTVALFHVTFNVVGTLIWYPLRRIPLRVATWYGKLAAKKTRYAFAFLIGVFLVIPLLGIAATELFTSLR from the coding sequence ATGTCGAGAACTGAACCAACACCCTCAACGACCGACAGTCGGGCCTTGGCCCGCCAGCCACGGCGAGAAGTGCCGGCCTGGCTGCGCGGTATCTATGCCGGGCTGTGTCTCTATCTGTTTCTTGCCGCGCTGAACGTGCTCGGCGCCGGGCTGGGGGGCTTCGGGCAGGCCAGCGATTTCCTGGCCGACTTGTTCGCCTATGGCGAAAACCCCTTCATCGCTCTGCTGGCCGGGGTACTGGTCACCATGATCGTGCAGAGCTCTTCGTTCACCTCGGCGTTGATCGTGACCTTGGTGGCGAGTGGCGAGATGACGCTGGGCACGGCGGTGTTCGCCATCATGGGAGCCAACATCGGCACCGCCGTGACCGGGGTGATCGTCGCCCTGGCCAATATGCGCATCAAGCGCAACTTCCGGCGCTCCTTCACCGCGGCGCTGCTGCACGACTTCTTCAATATCCTCACCGTCGCGGTGGTGTTTCCCATCGAGTGGCTCAGCGGCATGTTTCATGAAGCTGGCCGCGGCATCTTCACGCGCTTTGCGGCATGGCTTGCCGATATGATCGGTCTTGAGGAGGTGGCAAGGCCCAATAGCCCGATCAAGCTGATCACTGCTCCGGTGGTCGATGCTTCGAACTGGTTGGGCGGCGCACTGATGCCCTCGCCCGCCGCCCAGGGCCTGTTCGTGGCGGGATTGGGTCTGCTGCTGATGTTCATTGCGCTGGTGTTCATGGTGCAGAACCTGCGCGGGGCGCTGCTGCGCCACATGGACGGCCTGTTTCGCACCTACTTCTTCCGTACTGACCTGCGCGCCTATGGCGTGGGCGTGGTGTCGACCGTGCTGGTGCAGTCGAGCACCATCACCAGCAGCCTGATGGTGCCGCTGGCCGGTGCCGGGGTGGTGAGCATCCGCCGCGTGCTGCCCTTCATGATGGGCGCCAATCTGGGTACCACCGTGACCAGCGTGCTGGCCGCCACCGCCAATCCCATCGCCGCGGCCCTGACGGTGGCGCTGTTCCACGTCACCTTCAATGTGGTCGGTACCCTCATCTGGTATCCATTGCGCCGCATTCCGCTGCGCGTGGCCACCTGGTACGGCAAGCTGGCCGCCAAGAAGACTCGCTACGCCTTCGCCTTCCTGATCGGCGTCTTCCTGGTGATACCGCTGCTCGGCATCGCCGCCACCGAACTGTTCACCAGCCTGCGCTGA
- a CDS encoding metal ABC transporter ATP-binding protein has product MSRLRLHDLQLAQGGRTVLEHVSGTFQDGAITALLGANGAGKSTLIQAIMGELKPVAGHVECSVPKEHRAWLPQQLVLDLSFPMSVEELIMTGTWPSHGALKGYCGPHYRRAREVMSRLGISHLAHRPLGELSGGQRQRALLGRTLMQEAELLLLDEPFANVDIETVEVIATVLRDMAAQGATIIVVLHDLEHLARLADCVLGLAGGHAQWSTPEAIIQHHHGGTQRHHHAPILPLNLQRISS; this is encoded by the coding sequence ATGTCGCGGCTTCGCCTGCACGACCTGCAACTCGCCCAAGGTGGGCGCACGGTGCTCGAGCACGTCAGCGGCACCTTCCAGGATGGTGCCATCACCGCCCTGCTCGGTGCCAATGGGGCGGGCAAGAGTACCCTGATCCAGGCGATCATGGGCGAGCTCAAGCCCGTCGCCGGGCACGTGGAGTGCAGCGTGCCCAAAGAGCATCGCGCCTGGCTGCCGCAGCAGCTGGTGCTGGATCTCTCTTTCCCGATGAGCGTGGAGGAGCTGATCATGACCGGCACCTGGCCAAGCCACGGGGCGCTCAAGGGTTACTGCGGGCCTCACTATCGCCGCGCCCGGGAGGTGATGTCGCGGCTGGGTATCTCGCATCTGGCGCACCGTCCGCTGGGCGAACTCTCCGGAGGCCAGCGCCAGCGTGCCCTGCTCGGACGCACGCTGATGCAGGAAGCGGAGCTGCTGCTGCTCGACGAGCCGTTTGCCAACGTCGACATCGAAACCGTCGAGGTGATCGCCACCGTGCTGCGCGACATGGCTGCCCAGGGCGCCACCATCATCGTGGTACTACACGATCTCGAGCACCTGGCGCGTCTGGCCGATTGTGTGCTGGGCCTGGCCGGCGGTCATGCCCAGTGGAGCACCCCCGAAGCGATCATCCAGCATCACCATGGCGGCACCCAGCGCCACCATCACGCGCCGATCCTGCCCTTGAACCTGCAGCGCATCTCCTCATGA
- a CDS encoding metal ABC transporter permease, whose amino-acid sequence MIDLLTSWFITPFDYGFMRRAVVAGLALSLAAPPLGVFLMLRGMSLIGDAMAHAILPGVALGFLLAGFSLPAMSLGGIISGLVVAGLAGSVSQMTGHREDSAMASFFLISLAAGVMLVSLGGSSVDLTHVLFGSILAVNSTALILIAAISSTIVLALALMFRVLVVECLDPLFLRGQGMRSGLVHGLFLGLVVLNLTAGFQTLGTLMAVGLMMLPATTARFWSKRLEGLMVIAIGWAMLASTGGLLLSYHLSLPSGPSIIMLAGIGYIFSALFGRHHSLTAKLRRRATPLDASEPG is encoded by the coding sequence ATGATCGATCTTTTGACCAGCTGGTTCATCACCCCCTTCGACTACGGCTTCATGCGCCGCGCGGTGGTCGCCGGGCTCGCCCTTTCGCTTGCCGCCCCACCGCTCGGAGTGTTCTTGATGCTGCGCGGCATGAGCCTGATCGGCGATGCCATGGCCCACGCCATTCTTCCCGGCGTCGCGCTGGGCTTTTTGCTCGCTGGCTTCTCGCTGCCGGCAATGAGCCTGGGCGGCATCATCTCCGGGCTGGTGGTGGCGGGGCTCGCCGGCAGCGTGTCGCAGATGACCGGTCACCGCGAGGACTCGGCAATGGCCAGCTTCTTTCTCATCTCGCTCGCCGCCGGCGTGATGCTGGTATCGCTTGGTGGCAGCAGCGTCGACCTGACCCATGTGCTGTTCGGTTCGATCCTGGCGGTCAACAGCACCGCATTGATCCTGATCGCCGCGATCAGCTCGACCATCGTGCTGGCGCTGGCGCTGATGTTCCGCGTCCTGGTGGTGGAGTGTCTCGACCCGCTGTTCCTGCGCGGCCAGGGCATGCGCAGCGGCCTGGTGCACGGCCTGTTCCTGGGGCTGGTGGTGCTCAACCTGACTGCCGGCTTCCAGACCCTGGGCACCTTGATGGCGGTGGGCCTGATGATGCTGCCAGCCACTACCGCGCGCTTCTGGAGCAAGCGTTTGGAGGGGCTGATGGTGATCGCCATCGGCTGGGCGATGCTCGCCAGCACCGGGGGGCTGTTGCTCTCCTACCACCTGTCGCTGCCCTCGGGGCCAAGCATCATCATGCTGGCCGGTATCGGCTACATCTTCTCGGCGCTATTCGGCCGTCACCACAGCCTGACGGCCAAGCTGCGCCGTCGTGCCACGCCACTCGACGCCAGTGAGCCCGGCTGA
- a CDS encoding metal ABC transporter solute-binding protein, Zn/Mn family, producing the protein MSKPITLGLMLGTAGLFALSPLHADERIEVIASFSILADMTANVGGEHVNVTALVGPDSDAHVFSPSPTQARAIAEADLVVFNGLQFEGWMERLIESSDYAGPLVIASEGTDRLAYHGHDHEHAHGHEAHEHDQDHGDEHDDHDHGEFDPHAWQDMAMAQVYVLNIRDGLIEADPDNADAYRDNADRYINEIENTEAQIRELLTQIPPASTVITGHDSFGYFSNAYAIRFLSPVGLTTEAEPSAANMAHLIDVVREQNVGALFHENMTSPAIINQLAEETGLEIAGTLYADALAAQGEASTYLGMMHHNAEVLHAALADPGHLHDNDHEHEHDDHGHSH; encoded by the coding sequence ATGTCCAAACCGATCACACTAGGCCTGATGCTCGGCACTGCCGGCCTCTTTGCCCTGTCGCCCCTCCACGCCGATGAGCGTATCGAGGTCATCGCCAGCTTCAGCATTCTGGCCGACATGACCGCCAATGTTGGCGGCGAGCATGTCAACGTCACCGCCCTGGTCGGCCCGGACAGCGATGCCCACGTCTTCTCGCCCAGCCCCACCCAGGCCCGCGCCATCGCTGAGGCCGATCTCGTCGTCTTCAACGGCCTGCAGTTCGAGGGCTGGATGGAGCGGTTGATCGAATCGAGCGACTACGCCGGCCCCCTGGTCATCGCCAGCGAAGGGACCGACAGACTCGCCTATCACGGCCATGATCACGAGCACGCTCATGGCCACGAGGCGCACGAGCACGACCAGGATCATGGCGACGAGCATGACGATCACGACCATGGCGAGTTTGACCCCCACGCCTGGCAAGACATGGCGATGGCCCAGGTCTATGTACTGAATATCCGCGACGGCCTGATCGAGGCGGACCCGGACAACGCAGATGCCTACCGTGACAACGCCGACCGCTACATCAACGAGATCGAGAATACCGAAGCGCAGATCCGCGAGTTGCTCACCCAGATTCCCCCGGCGAGTACGGTGATCACCGGTCACGACTCCTTCGGCTACTTCTCCAACGCCTACGCCATCCGCTTTCTCTCGCCGGTGGGTCTGACCACCGAGGCCGAGCCCAGCGCCGCCAACATGGCGCACCTGATCGACGTGGTACGCGAGCAGAACGTCGGCGCGCTGTTCCACGAGAACATGACCAGCCCCGCGATCATCAACCAACTGGCCGAGGAGACCGGTCTGGAGATCGCCGGCACCCTCTATGCCGACGCCTTGGCGGCGCAGGGCGAGGCCAGCACCTATCTGGGCATGATGCATCACAATGCCGAGGTGCTGCATGCCGCTCTGGCCGACCCCGGCCATCTGCATGATAACGACCATGAGCACGAGCATGACGATCATGGCCACAGCCACTGA
- a CDS encoding SMP-30/gluconolactonase/LRE family protein, producing the protein MKDDTPPAPCTLPTLKLSRRAFMGTAAAAGAAAAFAPGMALSQQRPWDGSLVSYPDPAFEIIDERFARYRLANAAVERLASGFRWAEGPVYFGDGGYLLWSDIPNNKLMRWLEDTGEVSVFRQSSNYANGHTRDREGRLLSCEHDTRRVTRTEYDGSITVLADAFEGKPLNAPNDIIVHPDGGIWFTDPGYGILMHYEGHVADFELPEAVYRIDPQSGQLEKMAEVEKPNGIAFSPDYSRLYVADTGGTHAADHPHQILVWDVEENGTRLVNERQFAEVGPGFVDGLAVDTDGNLWCGAIFGGLFGADDHDGVHCYADDGTLIGKIHLPEPCANLCFGGPRRNRLFITGSQSLYAVYVETQGVAVWINDTQG; encoded by the coding sequence ATGAAGGACGACACACCGCCTGCTCCCTGCACCCTTCCCACGCTCAAGCTGAGCCGGCGAGCCTTCATGGGCACTGCCGCCGCAGCCGGAGCCGCCGCGGCGTTCGCGCCCGGCATGGCACTGTCGCAGCAGCGCCCTTGGGACGGCTCCCTGGTTTCCTATCCCGACCCGGCCTTCGAGATCATCGATGAGCGCTTCGCCCGCTACCGCTTGGCCAATGCCGCCGTCGAACGGCTTGCCAGCGGTTTTCGCTGGGCGGAGGGTCCGGTCTATTTCGGCGACGGAGGCTATCTGCTCTGGAGCGATATTCCCAACAACAAGCTGATGCGCTGGCTTGAAGATACCGGAGAAGTCAGCGTCTTCCGTCAATCGTCGAACTACGCCAATGGCCATACCCGCGACCGCGAGGGACGGCTACTCTCCTGCGAGCACGACACGCGGCGCGTGACCCGCACCGAGTACGACGGCTCGATCACCGTGCTCGCCGATGCGTTCGAGGGCAAGCCGCTCAACGCGCCCAACGACATCATCGTCCATCCCGATGGTGGCATCTGGTTCACCGACCCGGGCTACGGCATCCTGATGCACTACGAAGGTCATGTCGCGGACTTCGAACTCCCCGAAGCCGTCTATCGCATCGACCCGCAGAGCGGCCAGCTGGAGAAGATGGCGGAGGTCGAGAAACCCAACGGCATCGCCTTCTCGCCCGACTACTCGCGGCTCTACGTCGCCGATACTGGCGGCACCCATGCCGCCGATCATCCCCACCAGATCCTGGTGTGGGACGTCGAGGAGAACGGCACGCGCCTGGTCAACGAGCGGCAGTTCGCCGAGGTCGGCCCCGGTTTCGTCGACGGACTGGCGGTGGATACCGACGGCAACCTGTGGTGCGGTGCCATCTTCGGCGGGCTTTTCGGTGCCGACGATCACGATGGCGTGCATTGCTATGCCGACGACGGCACGCTGATCGGCAAGATTCACCTGCCTGAGCCCTGCGCCAACCTCTGCTTCGGCGGGCCTAGGCGCAACCGGCTGTTCATCACCGGCAGCCAGTCGCTCTATGCCGTCTACGTCGAGACACAGGGGGTCGCAGTGTGGATCAATGACACGCAAGGCTGA
- a CDS encoding ABC transporter ATP-binding protein, whose amino-acid sequence MLELRQVRKTYHTPQGPLTVLDGVDLRLAPGESVALMGESGSGKSTLLHLAAGLDTPDSGTITLDGKALSSLAEPGRAALRRNRLGLIFQQFHLVPSLSVADNLTLQARLAGREEKAWSRELIERLGLAAMAGRYPEQLSGGQQQRLAIGRALAVRPALLLADEPTGNLDETTADEALALLLELVRDSGCALLMVTHSHRVAAPLARCVTLFHGRLAAPAS is encoded by the coding sequence ATGCTCGAACTGCGCCAGGTGCGCAAGACCTACCACACGCCCCAGGGGCCGCTCACGGTGCTCGATGGCGTCGACCTGCGCCTCGCACCTGGCGAGAGCGTGGCACTGATGGGCGAGTCGGGCAGCGGCAAGTCGACGCTGCTGCACTTGGCCGCCGGGCTCGACACTCCCGACAGCGGCACGATCACGCTCGACGGCAAGGCGCTCTCGTCGCTCGCCGAGCCGGGCCGCGCCGCACTGCGCCGCAACCGCCTGGGGCTGATCTTCCAGCAGTTCCATCTGGTGCCGAGCCTGAGCGTGGCCGACAACCTGACCCTGCAGGCACGCCTGGCCGGGCGCGAGGAGAAGGCCTGGTCGCGTGAGCTGATCGAGCGCCTGGGACTTGCCGCCATGGCCGGACGCTACCCAGAGCAGCTCTCCGGCGGCCAGCAGCAGCGCCTGGCGATCGGCCGTGCCCTGGCGGTGCGCCCCGCCCTGCTGCTTGCCGACGAGCCCACCGGCAACCTCGACGAGACGACCGCCGACGAGGCCCTCGCACTGCTGCTCGAGCTGGTCCGCGACAGTGGCTGTGCACTGCTGATGGTCACCCACAGCCACCGCGTGGCGGCGCCGCTGGCGCGCTGCGTGACGCTCTTCCACGGGCGGCTGGCGGCTCCTGCCTCATGA
- a CDS encoding ABC transporter permease has protein sequence MSTAFLTLLSHYRRHPGQLAMLLVGLWVASALWSGVQAINATARDSYARAEGVFSAQLDRLERRDGQAIALEEYLALRLAGAPVSPLVEGRVALGDDSRLEVVGIDALTLPEGSGFRTAGGTATLTDFLQPPYLARAAPETETALWRDGMPPRLADGRPLPPAQSAPELPPGLAVMDIAAALALLERDGIDHLLLPTDATLALPDTLVRVRAEQLASPGQLTDSFHLNLTAMGLLTLVVGLFIVHAALGLALEQRLGLLRTLRALGVSGRMLVGLLLFELLIIGAIGAVLGIASGVWLAAQLLPDVAASLGALYGEQVGTGLALPWHYWLGGLGVTLGGLFTAASGTVWRAARLNILGLGQAQAWRARFQRQLRLMALFGALMWLAAFALWLWLRAQPPAEGLVAGFMMVAAGLLAAALWLPPLLAATLGLAGRALRRYPLAQWALADLQLQLPRLALAMMALLIALTANLGVGSMVGGFRLTFLEWLDQRLVADLYLNPDTEQHDAIVEWLAPRPEIATLLPRRSTESTLLAVEGASVAERPVSLYSLTPEPPLTDHWPLLETLDDSQDAWRDFIEGAALINEQLAYATGLAPGARITLATPEGAWETHVTGIYPDYGNPRGEVTLSDTLLAERFAAPPGSIGVVLAPNLASSEIALLRRALAQRFALGEGALIDQQAVKRQARDIFERTFTITYALNGLTLGVAGLALLSSLLAQGRQRRAQLAPLWALGASRARLVTISVAQLGGAALLTALLAIPLGIALTWGLVAVINVAAFGWRLPLTLFPQQMALTLLLALGVAWFAALLPAWRLMRTPPRELLAEFEAS, from the coding sequence ATGAGTACCGCCTTCCTCACGCTGCTGTCGCACTACCGCCGCCATCCGGGGCAGCTCGCCATGCTGCTGGTGGGGTTGTGGGTGGCCAGCGCGTTGTGGAGCGGCGTGCAGGCGATCAATGCCACCGCCCGCGATAGCTACGCCCGTGCCGAAGGGGTATTCAGTGCCCAGCTCGACCGCCTCGAGCGTCGCGATGGCCAAGCCATTGCGCTCGAGGAGTACCTGGCGCTGCGCCTGGCGGGCGCCCCGGTCTCGCCGCTGGTCGAGGGGCGGGTGGCGCTGGGGGACGACAGCCGCCTGGAGGTAGTCGGCATCGACGCGCTGACGCTGCCGGAGGGCAGCGGCTTTCGTACCGCCGGCGGCACCGCCACGCTCACCGACTTCCTCCAGCCGCCCTATCTGGCCCGAGCAGCCCCGGAGACCGAGACCGCACTATGGCGGGACGGCATGCCGCCCCGGCTCGCCGACGGCCGCCCGCTGCCACCCGCGCAATCGGCGCCGGAGCTGCCGCCGGGGCTCGCGGTGATGGACATCGCCGCGGCGCTGGCCCTGCTCGAGCGCGACGGCATCGACCACCTGCTGCTCCCCACCGACGCGACGCTCGCGCTGCCCGATACCCTGGTGCGCGTGCGCGCCGAACAGCTGGCAAGCCCCGGCCAACTCACCGACAGCTTCCACCTCAACCTCACCGCCATGGGCCTGCTGACCCTGGTGGTCGGCCTGTTCATCGTGCATGCCGCCCTCGGTCTCGCCCTGGAGCAGCGCCTGGGGCTGCTGCGCACGCTGCGCGCGCTGGGCGTCTCCGGACGCATGCTGGTCGGCCTGCTGCTGTTCGAGCTGCTGATCATCGGCGCGATCGGGGCGGTACTGGGCATCGCCAGCGGTGTTTGGCTCGCCGCTCAGCTGCTGCCGGACGTGGCGGCGAGCCTCGGGGCGCTCTACGGTGAGCAAGTGGGCACCGGCCTCGCCCTGCCATGGCACTACTGGCTGGGAGGGCTGGGCGTCACCTTGGGTGGGCTGTTCACCGCAGCGTCGGGTACCGTGTGGCGCGCCGCCCGGCTGAACATCCTCGGGTTGGGTCAGGCCCAGGCCTGGCGTGCACGATTTCAGCGCCAGCTCAGGCTCATGGCGCTCTTCGGCGCCCTGATGTGGCTGGCCGCCTTCGCGCTGTGGCTGTGGCTGCGCGCGCAGCCGCCCGCCGAGGGGCTCGTTGCGGGGTTCATGATGGTCGCCGCCGGCCTGCTGGCCGCAGCACTATGGCTGCCGCCGCTGCTGGCCGCAACGCTCGGGCTGGCCGGGCGTGCGCTGCGTCGTTATCCATTGGCCCAGTGGGCATTGGCCGACCTGCAGTTGCAGCTCCCGCGCCTGGCTCTGGCGATGATGGCGCTGCTGATCGCGCTCACCGCCAACCTCGGCGTGGGCAGCATGGTCGGCGGCTTTCGCCTTACCTTCCTCGAGTGGCTCGACCAGCGCCTGGTCGCCGACCTCTACCTCAACCCCGACACCGAGCAGCACGACGCAATCGTCGAATGGCTTGCACCGCGCCCCGAGATCGCCACCCTACTGCCGCGACGCAGCACCGAGAGCACGCTGCTCGCCGTGGAGGGTGCAAGCGTCGCCGAGCGGCCGGTCTCGCTCTACAGCCTCACGCCCGAGCCACCGCTGACCGACCACTGGCCGCTGCTCGAGACGCTGGACGATAGCCAGGACGCCTGGCGAGACTTCATCGAGGGAGCGGCCCTGATCAACGAGCAGCTCGCCTACGCCACCGGACTCGCCCCCGGCGCGCGGATCACCCTGGCCACCCCCGAGGGGGCGTGGGAAACACACGTGACCGGCATCTATCCCGACTACGGCAACCCGCGTGGCGAGGTGACCCTCAGCGACACGTTGCTGGCCGAGCGCTTCGCCGCGCCGCCCGGCAGCATCGGCGTCGTGCTCGCGCCCAACCTGGCATCGTCCGAAATCGCACTGCTGCGCCGTGCGCTCGCCCAGCGCTTTGCACTGGGTGAAGGCGCGTTGATCGACCAGCAGGCGGTCAAGCGCCAGGCACGCGATATCTTCGAGCGCACCTTCACCATCACCTATGCCCTCAACGGCCTGACGCTGGGAGTGGCCGGGCTGGCGCTTCTCTCGAGCTTGCTCGCCCAGGGCCGCCAGCGGCGCGCGCAGCTCGCTCCGCTGTGGGCCTTGGGTGCAAGTCGCGCTCGCCTGGTGACGATCTCCGTGGCCCAGCTCGGTGGCGCCGCCTTGCTCACCGCCCTGCTCGCCATCCCGCTGGGCATCGCCCTGACCTGGGGCCTGGTGGCGGTGATCAACGTAGCGGCCTTCGGCTGGCGCCTGCCGCTGACGCTTTTCCCCCAGCAGATGGCGCTCACTTTGCTCCTGGCGCTCGGCGTGGCCTGGTTTGCCGCTCTGCTGCCCGCCTGGCGGCTCATGCGCACCCCACCGCGCGAGTTGCTGGCGGAGTTCGAGGCCTCATGA
- a CDS encoding lipocalin-like domain-containing protein: MMRRHVGLGLAVILGLAALLWLALPSRDEAPPTGSFAGLGESAEGYAQARPGTPLRFPEDHGAHPDYRIEWWYLTANLEDERGEPLGIQWTLFRQALAPPGEADQEAPDSPWSSRQLWMAHAALSTGEEHFVAERFARGMHVANGRGQAGAEAAPFAAWLDHWRLESPAERAEQEDFEHLVVSASDHYAGRDFGYRLALTAEGPLVLHGKGGFSQKSADGQGSIYYSQPFWRVKGEVEIDGEVRAVSGRGWLDREWSSQLLGPEQRGWDWFSLHLEGGAKLMAFRLRGGGEGGEAFVSGSWIDADGTQTPLQAGDLDLQPLEYQAVAGREVPTRWRLQLPARGLDVTVNSRHPQRWMETAFPYWEGDVVVEGSHAGMGYLEMTGY, encoded by the coding sequence ATGATGCGCAGGCATGTTGGACTCGGGCTGGCCGTGATCCTCGGCCTGGCGGCGCTGCTGTGGCTCGCCTTGCCATCCCGCGACGAGGCGCCGCCCACCGGCAGCTTCGCCGGGCTCGGCGAGAGTGCCGAGGGCTACGCCCAGGCTCGTCCGGGTACGCCGCTGCGCTTTCCCGAGGATCACGGCGCCCACCCCGACTACCGCATCGAGTGGTGGTACCTGACCGCCAATCTGGAGGACGAGCGAGGCGAGCCGCTCGGCATTCAATGGACGCTGTTCCGCCAGGCGCTGGCCCCACCGGGAGAGGCGGACCAGGAGGCGCCGGACTCCCCCTGGTCCAGCCGCCAGCTGTGGATGGCGCATGCCGCGCTTTCCACGGGCGAGGAGCACTTCGTCGCCGAGCGCTTCGCGCGCGGCATGCATGTCGCAAACGGACGCGGCCAGGCCGGCGCCGAGGCCGCCCCCTTCGCTGCCTGGCTCGACCACTGGCGCCTGGAGAGTCCCGCCGAGCGGGCCGAGCAGGAGGACTTCGAACATCTCGTCGTCAGCGCCTCGGACCACTATGCCGGGCGCGACTTCGGCTACCGCCTGGCGCTCACAGCCGAGGGACCGCTGGTGCTGCATGGCAAGGGGGGATTCAGCCAGAAGTCCGCCGACGGCCAGGGCTCGATCTACTACAGCCAGCCGTTCTGGCGTGTCAAGGGGGAGGTGGAGATCGACGGTGAGGTGCGTGCGGTGAGCGGCCGCGGTTGGCTCGACCGCGAGTGGAGCAGCCAGCTGCTTGGGCCCGAGCAGCGCGGCTGGGACTGGTTCTCGCTGCACTTGGAGGGCGGTGCCAAGCTAATGGCCTTCCGCCTGCGCGGCGGCGGCGAAGGCGGCGAAGCGTTCGTCTCCGGCAGCTGGATCGACGCCGACGGCACCCAGACGCCGCTGCAGGCCGGCGATCTCGACCTGCAGCCGCTCGAGTACCAGGCGGTGGCCGGCCGCGAGGTGCCGACCCGCTGGCGCCTGCAACTGCCGGCCCGCGGGCTGGACGTGACCGTGAATTCGCGCCACCCCCAGCGCTGGATGGAGACCGCCTTCCCCTACTGGGAAGGCGATGTAGTGGTGGAAGGCAGCCACGCGGGCATGGGCTACTTGGAGATGACGGGATATTGA